From Coffea arabica cultivar ET-39 chromosome 2e, Coffea Arabica ET-39 HiFi, whole genome shotgun sequence, the proteins below share one genomic window:
- the LOC113730987 gene encoding VQ motif-containing protein 4 codes for MENSTRLQENQNPCLLPSPKSYSTNSSSSSTSSNGLHHHHHHGQLPPPPTPPPQAPVPITRSEPNNPYPTTFVQADTSSFKQVVQMLTGSSETAKLASGSSRPEPGSAPVKNHAIPPIKTGPKKEKSASRLYERRKSLMNFKLSPLAPGLVSRPEFSSNSPRPVTPEILSPSLLDITSLVLSPVTPLIPDPFNRSPHSGSSTNSNLDVEAEDKAIAQKGFYFHPSPSNTPRDSEPRLLPLFPVTSPRVSGSSRSDS; via the coding sequence ATGGAGAACTCAACAAGGCTTCAAGAAAACCAGAACCCATGTTTGCTTCCGTCCCCGAAGAGCTATAGCACCAATAGTTCCAGCAGCAGCACCAGCAGCAATGGACTTCACCACCATCACCACCACGGCCAACTCCCTCCGCCACCCACCCCACCACCTCAGGCTCCCGTGCCCATCACCAGATCCGAACCGAACAACCCGTACCCGACTACCTTCGTCCAAGCTGATACCTCCTCCTTCAAACAAGTCGTCCAAATGCTCACCGGATCTTCCGAGACGGCCAAATTGGCATCCGGATCTTCCCGACCCGAACCCGGATCAGCCCCCGTGAAGAACCACGCCATCCCGCCCATCAAGACCGGGCCCAAGAAGGAGAAGTCAGCCTCCCGGCTGTATGAACGGAGGAAAAGTCTGATGAACTTCAAGCTCAGCCCTTTGGCACCAGGATTGGTGAGTAGGCCCGAATTTTCCTCCAATTCGCCCCGACCCGTCACACCGGAGATCTTGTCGCCGAGTCTGCTTGATATTACTTCTCTAGTGCTCAGCCCGGTTACACCGCTGATACCCGACCCGTTCAACAGATCTCCTCATAGTGGGTCGAGTACTAATAGTAATTTGGACGTCGAGGCTGAGGACAAAGCTATCGCTCAAAAGGGATTTTATTTCCACCCATCACCCTCAAATACTCCTAGGGATTCGGAGCCCCGACTATTACCCCTATTTCCGGTGACTTCACCTAGAGTCTCAGGTTCTTCAAGGTCTGAttcttaa